A section of the Humulus lupulus chromosome 2, drHumLupu1.1, whole genome shotgun sequence genome encodes:
- the LOC133816907 gene encoding uncharacterized protein LOC133816907 — protein MDHEHGMGATEGSCSNKYEQEMAQLRAVVNRQAEQIEKLLAEQRQRKAPTPPTETPTPPQAPPAVHPMEPLYERFRKQRPPVFEGSTDPLDAQDWKSSLEDIFEFMQLSDREKVSCAAHTLKKDAKIWWEVVKQTREVNQMTWAEFELVFNEKFYNEAVLTAKVSEFTRLQQGNLSVAEYARTFDRLAKFAPDLVNTETSRVNRFLEGLQPELARDVDMGRTGPLSYAQAVEKALRAEHREEKITKAKAATSTPRRDTPFNKEQSRFHNDNKRGAQNFQFRQGQNKKFKGGQQNRQPGFQQMPRCQTCGKNHFGECRLLTKSCFKCGKGDHFIKDCPLMKNQQMKDEPQRTNARVFTITQADADTNNSVVSGDIFASGILTHALIDSGATHSFASLTYVKRLGGSCEKLSEVFSTMLPSGEILYSTHWLRGVPICIDGRELYADLIMLEMADYEVILGMDWLSKYNATIDCRRKTVIFKPSEEEECFQRLI, from the coding sequence ATGGATCATGAACATGGTATGGGGGCTACTGAAGGCTCTTGCAGCAATAAATATGAACAAGAAATGGCTCAACTTCGAGCGGTGGTGAATAGACAGGCTGAACAAATTGAGAAGTTGTTAGCAGAACAACGACAAAGGAAAGCACCAACACCACCTACTGAAACTCCAACACCTCCACAAGCTCCACCTGCAGTGCACCCCATGGAACCATTATATGAACGGTTCCGAAAACAACGCCCACCAGTATTTGAAGGTAGCACTGACCCACTTGACGCACAAGACTGGAAGAGTTCTTTAGAAGACATCTTTGAGTTCATGCAACTAAGTGACAGGGAAAAAGTTTCTTGTGCTGCACATACACTTAAAAAGGATGCTaagatctggtgggaagtggttaaGCAGACTAGAGAAGTGAATCAGATGACTTGGGCAGAATTTGAACTGGTCTTCAATGAGAAGTTTTATAATGAAGCTGTGTTGACTGCCAAAGTAAGTGAGTTCACTAGATTGCAACAGGGGAATCTATCAGTGGCTGAGTACGCCAGGACATTTGAccggttagccaagtttgcaccagacttgGTTAACACTGAAACTAGTAGAGTGAATCGCTTCCTGGAGGGTCTACAACCAGAATTGGCTAGAGATGTAGATATGGGACGTACAGGGCCTCTTTCTTATGCTCAGGCTgtggagaaagctttgagagctgaacatagagaagaaaaaataacaaaagctAAAGCTGCTACTAGCACGCCTCGTAGAGACACTCCATTCAACAAAGAACAAAGCCGCTTTCACAATGACAACAAAAGAGGGGCCCAGAATTTCCAATTTAGACAAGGACAGAATAAGAAATTTAAAGGAGGTCAGCAAAACAGGCAACCTGGATTCCAACAAATGCCACGATGTCAAACTTGTGGAAAGAATCATTTCGGGGAGTGCAGGCTTCTAACTAAGAGCTGCTTCAAATGTGGCAAGGGGGATCATTTTATCAAAGATTGTCCATTGATGAAGAACCAACAAATGAAGGATGAACCTCAGAGGACAAATGCTAGGGTGTTCACGATTACTCAGGCTGATGCTGATACCAACAACTCTGTTGTGTCAGGTGATATTTTTGCATCTGGTATTCTCACTCATGCATTAATAGATTCAGGTGCCACGCATTCATTTGCATCATTGACATATGTAAAAAGGTTGGGTGGATCGTGTGAAAAATTGTCAGAagtttttagtacaatgttaccatcTGGAGAGATTCTGTATTCTACTCATTGGTTGAGGGGGGTTCCTATTTgcattgatggtagggaattatatgCTGATCTAATAATGTTAGAGATGGCCGATTATGaggtgattttgggtatggattggctttcaaagtataatgccactattgattgtagaaggaaaacAGTGATATTTAAGCCTTCGGAGGAAGaggagtgttttcaaagattgatttga